The following coding sequences are from one Rubinisphaera margarita window:
- a CDS encoding SGNH/GDSL hydrolase family protein, translating into MRYMLLSAMILGLVTTSVQAQTYKTKPKQNPAFAEVVEDPSLPRVLIIGDSISIGYTPALRELMKGEANVHRIPTNGGPTTRGVDNIESWLGDGNWDVIHFNWGLHDLVYMTKDGQRTEAGVGQHQVPIEQYEQNLRKLVKRLKETDAALIWRNTTPVPKDSRGRLEGEEKAYNEVAAKIMAENGIPVDDHHTFVMQHMSEVQKPKDVHFTSNGSARLAELAAKSIRKELKKQD; encoded by the coding sequence ATGCGTTACATGCTGCTGTCTGCGATGATTCTGGGACTCGTGACGACCTCTGTGCAGGCTCAAACGTACAAGACGAAGCCGAAGCAGAATCCAGCTTTCGCCGAAGTCGTCGAAGACCCGAGCCTGCCTCGTGTGCTCATCATTGGCGATTCGATTTCCATCGGTTACACGCCGGCTCTCCGCGAGCTGATGAAGGGCGAAGCCAACGTGCATCGCATCCCGACCAACGGCGGTCCGACGACTCGCGGCGTTGACAACATCGAGTCGTGGCTCGGCGACGGCAACTGGGATGTGATTCACTTCAACTGGGGCCTGCACGATCTGGTTTACATGACCAAAGACGGGCAACGGACTGAAGCCGGTGTGGGACAGCATCAGGTGCCCATCGAGCAGTACGAGCAGAATCTCCGCAAGCTCGTCAAACGCCTCAAAGAGACGGACGCCGCTCTGATCTGGCGGAACACAACGCCAGTGCCGAAGGACTCCCGGGGTCGCCTCGAAGGAGAAGAAAAGGCGTACAATGAAGTCGCCGCGAAGATCATGGCCGAGAACGGCATCCCGGTCGATGACCATCACACATTCGTGATGCAGCACATGTCTGAAGTTCAGAAGCCGAAGGATGTGCACTTCACCAGTAACGGGTCCGCACGCCTCGCCGAACTGGCCGCGAAATCCATCCGCAAGGAACTCAAGAAGCAGGACTGA